One genomic region from Pyxicephalus adspersus unplaced genomic scaffold, UCB_Pads_2.0 Sca185, whole genome shotgun sequence encodes:
- the LOC140344923 gene encoding C-terminal-binding protein 1-like has protein sequence MGQNTTSSPELQRRETLMRQGAFLVNTARGGLVDEKALAQALKEGRIRGAALDVHESEPYSFSQGPLKDAPNILCTPHAAWYSEQASIEMREEAAREIRRAITSRIPDSLKNCVNKEHLNAAAPWANMEPAVVHPELNGAAYRYPPGVVGVAPAGLPSAVDAIVPNAMPVSHGHPAVAHPPHTPSPGQTVKPEGDRDHPSDQL, from the exons ATGGGACAAAACACAACCTCAAGCCCAGAGCTGCAGAGGAGAGAGACTCTG ATGAGACAGGGAGCGTTCCTGGTAAACACGGCCCGAGGCGGTTTGGTGGACGAGAAGGCACTTGCACAAGCATTGAAGGAAGGGAGGATACGAGGAGCAGCATTAGACGTACATGAGTCCGAACCTTATAG TTTTTCTCAAGGTCCATTAAAAGATGCCCCTAACATCCTCTGTACACCACATGCGGCCTGGTACAGCGAACAGGCATCAATAGAGATGAGAGAAGAGGCAGCGAGGGAGATCCGCAGAGCCATTACAA GTCGTATCCCTGACAGCCTGAAAAACTGCGTCAATAAAGAACACTTAAATGCAGCGGCACCTTGGGCCAATATGGAGCCGGCTGTAGTTCATCCGGAACTAAATGGTGCTGCCTACAG GTACCCTCCTGGTGTCGTTGGTGTGGCCCCAGCTGGCTTACCTTCAGCAGTTGATGCAATCGTCCCCAACGCCATGCCTGTGTCCCATGGTCATCCTGCCGTGGCTCACCCACCCCACACCCCTTCTCCTGGCCAAACCGTCAAACCAGAAGGCGACAGAGACCATCCGAGTGACCAGTTGTAG